From Candoia aspera isolate rCanAsp1 chromosome 4, rCanAsp1.hap2, whole genome shotgun sequence, a single genomic window includes:
- the UBE2M gene encoding NEDD8-conjugating enzyme Ubc12, whose translation MIKLFSLKQQKKEEESAGGTKGSSKKASAAQLRIQKDINELNLPKTCEIDFSDQDDLLNFKLVICPDEGFYKGGKFVFSFKVGQGYPHDPPKVKCETMVYHPNIDLEGNVCLNILREDWKPVLTINSIIYGLQYLFLEPNPEDPLNKEAAEVLQNNRRLFEQNVQRSMRGGYIGSTYFERCLK comes from the exons ATGATCAAGCTATTCTCGCTGAAACagcaaaagaaggaggaggaatcgGCTGGCGGCACCAAAGGCTCCAGCAAGAAAGCCTCTGCCGCGCAGCTCCGCATCCAGAAAG ATATAAATGAACTGAATTTGCCGAAAACATGCGAAATAGACTTTTCAGACCAGGATGATCTTCTCAACTTCAAGCTAGTTATCTGCCCTGATGAG GGATTCTATAAAGGCGGGAAGTTTGTTTTCAGTTTTAAG GTGGGGCAAGGTTACCCGCACGACCCCCCCAAAGTCAAGTGTGAGACCATGGTGTATCACCCAAACATAGATTTAGAAGGCAATGTTTGCCTAAATATCCTCAG AGAGGACTGGAAGCCTGTACTAACAATAAACTCTATAATTTATGGCCTGCAGTATCTCTTCTTG GAGCCAAACCCTGAAGACCCCTTGAACAAAGAGGCTGCTGAAGTCCTCCAGAACAACAGACGCCTGTTTGAGCAGAACGTCCAGCGCTCGATGAGGGGCGGCTACATTGGTTCCACCTACTTTGAGCGCTGCCTCAAATAG